The sequence CCTCATTTTGTGGTTCTTGAGAGCAATAACAGATAGCAAAAGGGAAGTGCCGGCAATCATGATGAGCGCCAAGATCATATATGAGGATTTTATGTTTTTGTTAAACGCCAGGTTTGACGCTACAGCCCCTAAGGTAATTCCTGTTACAAAATCATGAAAGGTCATATTGGAGATCGTCTGTTTCCCGAGTATTTTGGCTATTAACAGCAGCAGTAATATAGCAGATACGGAGCGTATCACAACATCTAAATAGGCTTGCATCTCAAATCCCCCTCACTGCTGCATTATTTACAAATACAACAGGAAAGAAACCTGATTACAGGTTAATTCTCCTCCGCTCAATATTAGATGCTATTCCGTCTCTCCTATACTACAGTACGATTTGAAAGCGTATTTATGATACACTAGCAGTGGAATGACTAGTTTAGTCTAATAATGGAAGACAAACAAGTGTACAAAGGAGACCTAACATGATTGATGTAACAGGTAGATGGGCGTTAATTACCGGCGCAAGCAGAGGTGTAGGTTATCAGACAGCCCTCTTTATGGCGAAGCAAGGCTGCAATCTGATTTTGCATAGCAGAAGTTTTGAACATACCCAAAAGGTAGAGGAAGAAGTTAAAGCTTTAGGGATTGAAGCCTATTGTGTACAGGCTGAGCTGGCAAATAACGAAGAAGTAATTGCTATGCTCGATGTAATTGAAGCAAAGGGCACAACTGTAGATATCGTGTTCAACAATGCTGCTGTGCAGATTGCCTACAGAACGGATTATTGGAACACTCCGGTTGAAGACTTTGAAATGAGCTTCCGCATTAACTTTATTTCAATCGCAACCATATGTAATCGCCTGATCCCCAAAATGATTGAACATGGCTTTGGACGTGTGATCAATACAACCAGCGGAATTAAGAATGAACCCGAGCAGGCAGGCTACGCAGCCAGCAAAGCCGCCCTTGATAAGTTCACCAAGGATTTGGCTTCCCGACTGGATGGAACAAATGTAATGATTAGTTTGACTGATCCGGGCTGGTGCCGTACGGATTTGGGTGGTCCCCAAGCCACAAGTGCCGTTGAAAGTGTAATACCCGGAATCGCAGTAGGTGCTTTCTTGGATGATCAGAAAAGCGGAAGATTCCTGCACGCGCAGAATTTCACGGAGTTATCCTTAGCAGAAGCTGTTGCCAAAGCAGAATTGATAGAAGCTACTCCTTATACTATTTAAAAATATAAACATTTAATATCCATTTATTTCTGACGATTCGTTAGCTGCTATTACAGGGCGAGCGGATCGTTTTTTTCATCCTATACCCTGATTGAACCACATTACGGTTGGAATATCAGGGTCATGACAAATTGGGTGAACAAGAGGAGATACAGGAAATAACTGTATTTATGAAGAATTAATTACTAATAACGATCTTCTTAGGAGAGGACAATCACAATGCAGATTCTAATCATACGGCACGGACAATCGGAAGCAGATCTCTTGAAGGTACACGAAGGAAGAGCGGATTTCCCACTAACAGAATTGGGTCGAAGACAAGCTAAACTGATGGCTGAAAGAGTAAAAGAGAACTTCCCTCCTGAAATAATTTGGGCGAGTACTTTGAAACGCGCTAAAGAAACCGCAACAATTCTGGCTGATGCACTTTATTGTCCTGTGAAATTTGAAGATCGTTTGATGGAATATAATAATGGGATACTTGCTGGGCTTACGTATGAGGAAGGCAAGAAATACCCAATTCCAAAGACGATGCATGAGCGCCGTGTGAAAAACGGTGAGTCCTCAATCGAATTTAGAATGCGAGTGGAAAGCATTTTTTCGGAAATACTGTATACCTCCACGTATAATCGAATAGCTATTGTCGCCCATGGAGGAGTAATAAATAACCTAATGAGAGCATTTTATAAAATGCCCGTAACGACGGAGTTTTTATTTAAGAGTGGAGATACAGCGATTCACTTAGTAGAAATAACAGAGAAGGAGCGTATTGTACATTTTTCAAATGACCTCGCGCATCTTCAGCATTTGCAATAGTCAATGCACCTTCGTTAGAAAGAGAAGGAATGAGGCTCTATTTAAAAATCAGAGGTTGACTTTACATGCGAACATAAGCGGAGGGTCGGAGGGAATCTGGAGAAACGATAGTGTTCGCCTTTAACAGCGATCGTAAGAACCCTCCGAACCCGTAGCGGCTTGATTCACAAACGGTCAACTGCTGGTTTTGGTTTTAAGCCGGGAATTATAAGGGAGATTTGTAATGTTGTTCAGAAAATTCAAAGGCTTGTTTGTCATTCTTCTAGGATTGTTGGCTTTAGGAGCGCTTATTTTGTGGACACCCGCAGGAAATGATGCAATAGCTAATATAGTCTCAAATACAAGACTTGAGGGTTATGCGAAGAGCTTGGGAATTGAAATACACAAGAAATCCCCCCCACTTCCCACAGTAACTTCAGAAGCTTCAGAAATACCCGTTGTCCAAAGCAGTTATTGCTGGGGAACACTGGGCTGTGGCGAATATGCGGGTGGAAAATTAATGCTTGAAGGAAAATCTGCTACGTTGGTCCCGTCAGGTTCAGCCATTAGTATACGGTTTGATTACAAGCCTAAGCCTACTCAATTGAATGTATATCAGTATCTAAATGATACAGCCATTAGTATTACTTTAAGAGATGGGCATTTTGATGCTCCTAAAGAAAGTGGAGTTTATTATTATGGCATTTCAGCCTACTGGACATCTGATGACGGTAAATATTCGAAAGGTGATACATCGTCTGTGTTTGTTATCGAAGTGAAATAGCCATGAACAAGATTTACACAAACCAAAAACCAGCCAAACAATTTACGCTAGTGTTTGGCTGGTTTTTTGGGCGGTATAACAGGATTAGTTATCTCACCATTTAAGCAATGTGTCCACCTTCACCGGCAAACCGGTAGCCATCGAATGATTGGCAGCAATACCGGTCATGATCGACCAGGCGCCATCCACATGAGACGCTGCACGGTTAAAGCGGTCATCGATCGGCCGTTCAAAAATATCACGCAGCATCACCGGATCTCCACCGCCATGACCGCCGACTCCTTCCTCAATTTCCACTTCATACGGTTCGGCAAACTGAGGAAAGATAGTGATTGTTTTATCTTTCACTGCGCCCTCCTGAGCCTTGCTGCCACCGGCATTCACATAGGATTGTTCGACGACCTTAACTTCCATCCGGCCCTTTGTCCCGTTGAAGACAACGATAAAACCCTCCCATGGCAAATAGGCATTCAGCGAATAATTCATGATAGTTTTGTTCTTGTATTTGACCATAACGCCCATCGTATCCTCAATGCTGATGTTATCTCCAAACACACTCTGATCCCGCAAATATCCATCCTCATGCTCAGTATCCAGATACATAGCCTTCAGCTGTTCATTATCTTCCAGATGCAGGGCAAAGGGATCGTTCTTCGCCGCCGCACTCCCATGAACACGCTGATAGAATTCACTCACGCCACGTTTCTCGGCATTTTCTCGACCGTAGAATCGGAGATCACCCATCGCAAACACCGTTTCAGGACGCGAACCCAGCCAGAAATTCATCAGGTCAAAATGGTGCGTTGATTTGTGGACCAACAGTCCGCCACTGTTGCGTTTATCGCGGTGCCATCTGCGGAAGTAATCCGCTCCATGCTGTGTATTTAACAGCCATTCAAAGTTAACAGACAGCACCTCGCCAATAGCCCCGTCCATGATCAGTTCACGGATTTTGGTATTATGCGGGGCATAGCGATAATTGAACGTAACCCGCAGTTTTTTGCCGGTCCGTTCCACAGCGTCCAGAATCTCCTGGCATTTCTCTTCATCAATAGTCATCGGTTTCTCGGAAATCACATCACAGCCAAGCTCCATAGCCCGAATAATATAGAGGTGATGCGTACGGTCAATACTCGTCACAATCACTGTATCCGGCTTGGTTTCAGCAATCATGCGGTCAAATTCATGCGCTTTATACACAGGCACAGCGTGATACTCATATTTCTCCTGCAATAGCTTGTTGGCATGCGCCATTCTTGCTCCGTTGACATCACAGATGCCCACGATCTCTGAGGTTTCCCGGTAGTTCGTGGTGATCTCACCATAGAAGAACTCAGCCCGGCCGCCGGTACCTACAAACACGTATTTCTTCTTACTCACAATTATCACTCCATCAATTATGGATTTGGTTGCGTTTTCTTTCTATAGTGTATAGTATAAAATACATCTAAATCTAAGCATTTATTAGTGATTCACTCATAAACTATGTATATATTATCCTCATTTTATTAAAAGGAGCCCCCACATGCCCGAAGCGCTCCATTCAGAGTTTTTCATTGAACAGCTCAAACGAACCGGACCTTTCAGCATGGACTCCGACCATGTTCACGATAGCTATGAAATCTACTATTTATTAGCTGGCGAGCGTAACTATTACATCAACAATCTAGTATACTCTCTACGCAAAGGTGACCTCTTATTCATTAATAAGAACGAATTGCATCGTACTACCGCCAAAGGGACAGCGCGTCACGAACGGATCTTAATTAACTTTGAAGAGGTTTTTCTGCAAAAGATGATGGCCCAGGTTACTCTCCATTTCCCATTTATGACTACTCAAAGCATGCTGCTCCGGCCCGATGCCCATGAGCAGGGCGTTATAGAGAATATTCTCAACTCCATGCAAAAGGAACAGGCGGAGCACCGGGCACAGCATAACTTATATCTCCAGACGCTGCTTCTTCAGTTATTTATTGAAATGGGCAGAATCCAGGAGCTGCAGCGGGAAGCCATTGCTCCCGAGAATAATGAAAAGCAAATAAAGGTCTATGAAATCATTGATTATTTACAGACGCATTATGGTGATA comes from Paenibacillus sp. 19GGS1-52 and encodes:
- a CDS encoding SDR family oxidoreductase, producing MIDVTGRWALITGASRGVGYQTALFMAKQGCNLILHSRSFEHTQKVEEEVKALGIEAYCVQAELANNEEVIAMLDVIEAKGTTVDIVFNNAAVQIAYRTDYWNTPVEDFEMSFRINFISIATICNRLIPKMIEHGFGRVINTTSGIKNEPEQAGYAASKAALDKFTKDLASRLDGTNVMISLTDPGWCRTDLGGPQATSAVESVIPGIAVGAFLDDQKSGRFLHAQNFTELSLAEAVAKAELIEATPYTI
- a CDS encoding histidine phosphatase family protein, whose translation is MQILIIRHGQSEADLLKVHEGRADFPLTELGRRQAKLMAERVKENFPPEIIWASTLKRAKETATILADALYCPVKFEDRLMEYNNGILAGLTYEEGKKYPIPKTMHERRVKNGESSIEFRMRVESIFSEILYTSTYNRIAIVAHGGVINNLMRAFYKMPVTTEFLFKSGDTAIHLVEITEKERIVHFSNDLAHLQHLQ
- a CDS encoding Gfo/Idh/MocA family oxidoreductase, with protein sequence MSKKKYVFVGTGGRAEFFYGEITTNYRETSEIVGICDVNGARMAHANKLLQEKYEYHAVPVYKAHEFDRMIAETKPDTVIVTSIDRTHHLYIIRAMELGCDVISEKPMTIDEEKCQEILDAVERTGKKLRVTFNYRYAPHNTKIRELIMDGAIGEVLSVNFEWLLNTQHGADYFRRWHRDKRNSGGLLVHKSTHHFDLMNFWLGSRPETVFAMGDLRFYGRENAEKRGVSEFYQRVHGSAAAKNDPFALHLEDNEQLKAMYLDTEHEDGYLRDQSVFGDNISIEDTMGVMVKYKNKTIMNYSLNAYLPWEGFIVVFNGTKGRMEVKVVEQSYVNAGGSKAQEGAVKDKTITIFPQFAEPYEVEIEEGVGGHGGGDPVMLRDIFERPIDDRFNRAASHVDGAWSIMTGIAANHSMATGLPVKVDTLLKW
- a CDS encoding helix-turn-helix domain-containing protein — translated: MPEALHSEFFIEQLKRTGPFSMDSDHVHDSYEIYYLLAGERNYYINNLVYSLRKGDLLFINKNELHRTTAKGTARHERILINFEEVFLQKMMAQVTLHFPFMTTQSMLLRPDAHEQGVIENILNSMQKEQAEHRAQHNLYLQTLLLQLFIEMGRIQELQREAIAPENNEKQIKVYEIIDYLQTHYGDKLTLAQLSESFYISSTYLCRLFKQTTGFTIIEYLNYIRIQKAQQQLRESNAKVTQIAEDTDFDSIAHFGRVFKQIAKRSPLQYRKQNR